CGCCGCTCTCCATGCGTTTGCGTACATTCTCGTGCGCGATCACCGGACCCTGTTTCTGGAAATACGCGTTGCCCCCAACGTGGTCGCTGTGCCAATGGGTGTTGATGACGAAGCGCACCGGCTTGTCCGTAATTCCCTTCAGCGCAGCTTCAATCTTCGGCGCCAGTGGCGCGTACTGATCGTCGACAACCACGATTCCGTCGTCTCCTACCGAAACGCCGATGTTGCCGCCCGCGCCGGTCAGCATGTACACCGAGCCTGCAACTTTCTGAACCTTGATCTCTACTTTGCTGAAGTCGCGTTGCTGAGCCGCGACCGAAAGACAAAAAGCCAGAGATAATCCTATGAGCAGTCGGAGCATTAAGTTTCCCTCACCTGCGTAGTGGCGGGATTCTAAATGCAGGAAGCGACTTCGTCATCTGAGCAGGAGGCGGGGAAGGCCGAAGGCGCGCCTTGTCTTACGATTCCGGCGCCGCGCCATCAAATAGCGGAGTCATGGCATCCAGGCTGACGCGGTAGAGAATGTAACTTGAGCCGCGATCGGAAATCTGTCGGAACAGCAGAGCCCCCGGCCCGCTGCCGTCGGCGTCGACCGCGTCAATCAGTTCGAGCCGTGGCGTGACGTCCAGCCGCCGGCTGTCGGTGACTGATGAAAATACCTTCCGCAGCTCGCCGTTGATATTTTGCCGTGCGACCAAAGCGATGTAGATCTCTACTGGCTTGCTGAATGGCGAAGCCGGAGGCGCACTCTGCGGTGGCGCACCGGGCTTGGCGCGGCTTCCAGATCGGCTAGGGATAGCGGCCGCTGGCGACACCTTTGCCGTCAATACGAGTTGGGCTTCGTTGCTGTAATTCAGGTCAAAGGCGTTGATCTGGAGATCGTCCAGCTTTCCCGAGGGCGAGATTTCAGGATGCTGTTTTGCGTACACCCTGATTTCGGTCCAGGCCATATCCTCGACTTCCTTGGTCAGCCGCGGCTTTTCGCTTTCCTTCCACACCCAGGTATACGGGTGGGCCGCGGTTGGACTGGCGTCGGAAATAGCTACCATCACGGGCTTGATCCCGGTTGGAGGCGCATTTTTCTTGGCTGTCTCTTTTGTTTTTGCGGTCTGCTGCGGGCCTGTGGTGCCCTGCGACTTACCATGCGTACTCTGCTCCTTACCTAAAGCCTGCGCTTGCTCTCCGCCCGAGGGTATACCCCGCTTCAGGATCGGACGCCCGGAATCGTCGCTGGCCCCGGTTTGCGCTGAATCCGATTGCTGCGGTGAACTCGATTGCGAGGACGTGTCCGTGCTCGCGGTGCTCTTATCCTCAGCAGGCTTTTTCAAAACCGGCGGCTGGTCTTCGGGATTGGACGTGGAGCCCGTCTCGGTTCCGCTTTTCCCATCCCCAGAAGGAGGCGGAGCCGGCGGCGCTGGCGACTGAGTTGGTCCTGAACTCGGGGGAGCCGTGCCAGGTCCAGAAGTCGGTACGGGTGTAGGGATCGGCGCTTGGCCACCTCCTCTGCCCGATCGCGATCTTCTCAGCAGCGGCGGCTTGTCTTCGGTGTTCACCACTACGGTATCAGGCGCCTTGGGTTTGGGGCGCTCCAGTTCCGCCTTCGTTTGCAGGCGGCCTTCACCGAACCAAACGCCACCGGGCAGCTCCTTCGCTTGAGTAATGGTGAACAATCCTTCCGACTCGCCGGTGCTCATCAGCTCGTAAACCGTCTCCGGCTCCAGCGCCATCGGCACCGGATGCGCCAGGTAGGACGACGCGTCCCAGTACTTGCCTTCCACCAGGATCGTGACCGGCACGAGCCGCGGTCCTTCGGCAGTCCATTCCAGGATCGCAATAGCCCGCGGGCCACGTTGCTTACGGGTGCGGCTGGATTGGGCCCAAACGGCACCAGGCAGCAGCAGCGCCGCCAGCACCAGCGCGATCGCGCGCCGGTGATTTATCATCTTTGAGCCATACGGAGGCAAAAGCATGCAGGTTAATGATAAAGCTCCTGAATTTAGTTTGAATGATCAGAACGGGGAAAAGGTTTCATTGAAGGACTTCAAAGGTCAAACCGTAGTTCTATATTTTTATCCTCGGGCCGATACTCCCGGCTGTACCAAGGAAGCCTGCGAATTCCGCGACGACTACGCCAAAATCCGCAAGGCGGGCGCGGTGATCCTGGGCGTCTCGCCCGACCAGCCGGAAGCACAGAAGAAATTCATCGACAAGTTCAGCCTGCCCTTTCCCCTGCTCGCCGATACGGAGAAGAAAGTGGCTCAGGCTTACGACGTCTGGAAAGAAAAAACCATGTACGGCAAGAAGATGATGGGCATCGAGCGCAGCACCTTCATCATCGGGCCGGATGGCAGGCTCAAAGCCATCTTCCGCAAGGTGAAACCCGAAGGCCACGCCGAGCAGGTGCTGACTGCACTCAAGGACGAGGCCAGAGCCAAGGCAAGCTGAGCCGGGAGTCAGCCGTCGGCGACTAGCCGCCTACTTCACTGCCCCGACAGTGAACCCTGAAATAAACCGGTCCAGAAACAGATTGTAAAGGAAGGCGGTGGGGACGCTGGCGATCAGGCACGCCGCCATCAGCGAACCCCAGTAATACACATCACCCCTTACCAGGAAAATCGGCACGCCGACTCCGAGCATCTGGTGCGCTTCTGAAGAAATGAACGTCAGCGCGTACACAAATTCCTGCGTCACCAGCGTAAACGTGAAGATCACCACGGTGAGAATGCCGGAGAGCGAAATCGGGATCACCAGCTTCACGAAAGCGCCAAAACGCGTCAGGCCGTCCACCATCGCGGCATCTTCGAGTTCGCGCGGGATGGATTTGAAAAATCCCATCAGCAGCCAGGTGGAAAACGGCACCGTAAAGCTGGGATACACCACCACCAGGGACCAGATCGAATCCTGCAAGCCCAATATCGACACCACGCGCGAGAGAGGAATAAACAGCAGTGTCGGCGGCACCAGATAAGTAAGAAAGATGCCTATGCCCAGGCGTTGCCCCCAGCGTCCGGTCAGCCTCGCGAGCGCGTAAGCGGCCGGGAGCGCCAGCGCCAACGTAATTGCCACCACGATCGCGCCGACCACGGCTGTGTTCCACATCCAGCGCAGATAGAGCGTGTCGTTGAACAGCAGCCGCAAATGATCGAGCGTCGGCTTCTGACTAAAGATGAAAGGATTGTTCTGCAGGTTATAAAGGTCGCCAGTGCGCTTGAACATGGTGATGAGCATCCAGTAGAAGGGGAATGCCAGCAGCACGGAAAACACCACCACTACAGTCCAGTGCGACACTCCCTCCACAACCTTCCGCGCGCCACCCGCGGCGCTCACTAGGTCACCTCCGCGCGATGCGCACTGCGCAACATCGCCCAGGCAACGATCACCAGCAGCGGGACGAGAAACATCGAAATCGCCGCACCCTCAGCCAGATCGCCTCCCAGGATTCCGCTGAAGAAGGCCAGCGACGGCAGCACCTGCGTGGAGTCGTAAGGACCGCCGCGTGTCAGAATGTAGACCACCGTCATATCGGTGAAGGTGAAGATGACGCCGAACAGAATGGCCACGTTCACAATCGGCAGCATCATTGGAATCGTGATCTGAAACAGCGTTCGCCAGAAGCCCGCACCATCCACCGCGGCCGCTTCGGGAATGTCCTTGGGAATCGCCGTCAATCCGGCCAGCAGAATCACGGTCGAGAAGGGCAGCAGCCGCCAGGTATGCACCAGGATCACCGACATCATGGCCAGCTTGGGCTCGCCCAGCCACATGGGTGTGTCGAAGGGTCTCACCAGATGCACCGCCACCAGCACCCAGTTGATGACGCTGTAGAGAGAATCCAGAATCCACTTCCAGCCGATCGCGCCGAGTGAAATCGGCGCCACCCAG
This genomic window from Terriglobales bacterium contains:
- a CDS encoding MBL fold metallo-hydrolase, whose product is MLRLLIGLSLAFCLSVAAQQRDFSKVEIKVQKVAGSVYMLTGAGGNIGVSVGDDGIVVVDDQYAPLAPKIEAALKGITDKPVRFVINTHWHSDHVGGNAYFQKQGPVIAHENVRKRMESG
- the bcp gene encoding thioredoxin-dependent thiol peroxidase, whose product is MQVNDKAPEFSLNDQNGEKVSLKDFKGQTVVLYFYPRADTPGCTKEACEFRDDYAKIRKAGAVILGVSPDQPEAQKKFIDKFSLPFPLLADTEKKVAQAYDVWKEKTMYGKKMMGIERSTFIIGPDGRLKAIFRKVKPEGHAEQVLTALKDEARAKAS
- a CDS encoding carbohydrate ABC transporter permease, translating into MSAAGGARKVVEGVSHWTVVVVFSVLLAFPFYWMLITMFKRTGDLYNLQNNPFIFSQKPTLDHLRLLFNDTLYLRWMWNTAVVGAIVVAITLALALPAAYALARLTGRWGQRLGIGIFLTYLVPPTLLFIPLSRVVSILGLQDSIWSLVVVYPSFTVPFSTWLLMGFFKSIPRELEDAAMVDGLTRFGAFVKLVIPISLSGILTVVIFTFTLVTQEFVYALTFISSEAHQMLGVGVPIFLVRGDVYYWGSLMAACLIASVPTAFLYNLFLDRFISGFTVGAVK
- a CDS encoding sugar ABC transporter permease; this translates as MSRPTLEKRAGLRPKPKAGPSGVVGTKRWLASAMFLPAILYIFALIGLPFLLACIYSLSDIKVGSVGYHFIGLANFRSVLQSPAFIRSLGNSFIFTISSQVLVLVGSTILSLALKEHFRGRGFVRFLMLLPWVAPISLGAIGWKWILDSLYSVINWVLVAVHLVRPFDTPMWLGEPKLAMMSVILVHTWRLLPFSTVILLAGLTAIPKDIPEAAAVDGAGFWRTLFQITIPMMLPIVNVAILFGVIFTFTDMTVVYILTRGGPYDSTQVLPSLAFFSGILGGDLAEGAAISMFLVPLLVIVAWAMLRSAHRAEVT